The genomic stretch TGATGGCAGACCCAGATATCGAGATCAGAAGTACAGCTCTGCCCGATGGACGAGGTGCTGCCCATGGAATAGACACCGGTGATCGGCAGTTCGCCCTTGCGATCCGGCACAGACAGCTCGCCCCAGCGCAATTCCACGCCGTCGAGGTAGTGCTGTTGTTTTTCATCGGGGGAGAAAAGACAAATGCCGTGCGGAACCTTGCCTTCCAGATAGCCAGGCATCAACGGGTGATGATGATGTAATAAAACTGGCAAAAGACTGTAAACCTGCTGAAAAGCGGGTTTCATTGCTTCCAGAGCACGATCCACACGCAGTTGGTTGATCGCATCCAGTCTTTGCTTCAGTGTCTCGATGTAGAAGTACAAGACGTTTCGCCTGCTTATCCCAGTGCCTATAAAGAAGCCGTTGTTTCCCCAACCTGTCCAGAATAGATATTAGAAGAATGGCGGGCAGATTATTGCTGGAAACGTGATCAATTTAACACCTTGCTGAAAGGGCGTAAAGAAACTAAAGAAAGTCAGATTTGTTTATTGATGCTTCAGCGTTGAACATATTATCGCCGTTTTTGCCGCGCCCGGCTATCCCCCGACGGGGTTTTGTCGTTCCCTTCCCTCATCACGACGGCCGGGCAACTGACACCGGCTCGCCTTCAATGGTACGATGGAAAGAAAGGATCAGAACGGTATCAAGCATGGTAGACACTATTCTAAGAATCGCCACCCGACAGAGCCCGCTGGCGCTGTGGCAGGCCCATTTTGTTCAGCAACGACTCGAAGCCTGCCACCCCGGCTTGCGGGTAGAACTGGTACCGATGGTCACCCGCGGCGATGTGCTGCTGGATACGCCGCTGGCCAAAGTGGGCGGCAAGGGATTGTTTGTCAAAGAACTGGAACTGGCGCTGCTGGAAAACCGTGCCGATATCGCGGTGCACTCAATGAAGGATGTGCCGGTCGAATTCCCCGAGGGTCTGGGGCTGGTCACCATCTGCGAGCGCGACGACCCGCGCGATGCCTTTGTCTCCAACCATTACGCCACGCTGGATTATCTGCCTGTCGGCGCCTGCGTCGGCACCTCCAGCCTGCGCCGCCAGTGCCAGTTGCGCGCCCATCGCCCGGATCTGGTGGTCCGCGATCTGCGCGGCAACGTCGGCACCCGCCTGTCCAAACTGGATAACGGCGACTACGACGCCATCATTCTGGCGGTCGCGGGGCTAAAACGCCTTGGTCTGGAAGATCGTATCCGTACCGCGCTTAGTCCGGAGCAATCGCTGCCGGCGGTCGGTCAGGGCGCGGTCGGCGTGGAGTGCCGGCTGGACGATGCCCGAACCCGCGCGCTGCTGGCGCCGCTGAACCACGACGATACCGCAACGCGCGTACTGGCCGAGCGCGCCATGAATACCCGGCTGGAAGGCGGTTGTCAGGTTCCGATCGGCAGCTACGCCGAACTGCAGGACGGCGACACGCTGTGGCTACGTGCGCTGGTGGGCGCGCCGGACGGCAGTCGCATTATTTACGCGGAACGTCGTGGGCTGCGTCAGGATGCCGAACAGCTTGGCATCGCCCTGGCGGACGAACTGCTTGAACGCGGCGCACGCGACATCCTGCAATCCGTTTATGGAGCAGCCTCGTCATGACGATTCTGGTTACCCGTCCCTCTCCTGCGGGTGAGCAGTTGGTAGCCCGTCTCAGAATGGCAGGCCTGCAGGCCTACCACAGTCCATTAATCGAATTTTCTCCGGGCAGCGAATTGCCGCAACTGCCCACCATGCTGCAAGCGCTACGCCCCGGCGATCTGGTCTTCGCCCTGTCGCAGCAGGTTGTGGAATACGCTGACCCGGCGCTATCACGCGCCGGAACCGGCTGGCCCAAAACGCTCACCTATTTTGCGGTGGGGCGCGCCACCGGGCTGGCGCTGCATACCGTCAGCGGTTTGCCAGTGCTCTACCCGCCGGAGCGCGCGACCAGCGAAACATTATTGCAGTCGCCGGCGCTACAGCAGGTAGCGGGCAAACAGGCGTTGCTGCTGCGCGGCAACGGCGGCCGGGAACTGCTGGGCGATACCTTGCAGCAGCGCGGCGCGCAGGTGCGTTACTGCGAGTGCTATCAACGCAATCCGGTGGTTTACGACGGCGCGGAACAATGCCAGCGCTGGCAACATCTCGGTATCGATACGCTGGTGATCACCAGCGGAGAAATGCTGCAACAGTTCTATACTTTAGTGCCTGATTATTATCGAACTACCTGGCTACCGGGTTGCCGGGTCGTCGTCGTCAGCGAGCGTCTGGCCGAAATGGCCCGCGAGCTGGGCTGGCGTGACATTCGGATCGCCGATAACGCGGATAACGATGCGCTGATGCGGGCGCTTCAATAACGCAGCGGATGTCGTTATGCAACTGATACCGTTACACAACTAACCAGATAGTAAACTAACCAGATAGTAACCCGGACAATTACCATTACCCTGATCATAGGATGTACTCATATGACGGAACACATTACCTCCTCAACGCCCTCCGAAGAGGTGGTCGAACGGGCTGAACCCACATCTCCGCAAAAATCGCCGCCCTCCTCCGGTGCGTCGCGCCACGGTCTTGTGCTGGGCGCCATCGCCATCGTGGTTTCGCTGGCGCTGAGCGGCGGCGTCTATTATTACGCCCACCAGCAGATGACGCGTCAGAGTTCCGCCCTGACCCAATTGCAGGAGCAACTCGCTGCGCTGCAAAAACAGCAATCACAGGCGCAGCAGCAGTGGCAACAGACGCTGGACCAACAGGCCAAAGCCCTGAGCGCCGATGAGCAACGGCTGGCGACCCTGACCCGGCAGGCTGGCGAAATGCAGGAAAAACTGGCTACGCTCGCCAACAGCGACTCCAAAACCTGGCTGCTGGCGCAGGCTGATTTTCTGGTAAAACAGGCCGGGCGCAAGCTGTGGAGCGATAAAGACGTCACCACCGCCGGCGCCTTGCTCAAAAGCGCCGACGCCAGTCTGGCGGACATGAACGACCCCAGCCTGATCGACGTGCGCCGGGCCATCACTCACGATATCGGCATGCTGGCCGGCGTCAGTCAGATCGATTTCGACGGCATCATCCTTAAAGTGAACCAGTTGGCGGATCAGGTGGACAACCTGCGGCTGGCCGATACCGACACCGACGAAGCGCCGATGGAAGAAAGCGACTCGACGTTGTCGGCCTCACTGAGCGAATGGCGGCAGAACCTGAGCAAGAGCTGGCACAACTTCCTGTCGGACTTCATCACCATTCGTCGCCGCGACGACAGCGCCGAGCCGCTGTTGGCGCCGAATCAGGATGTGTATCTGCGCGAAAACATCCGCTCGCGCCTGCTGGTCGCCGCACAGGCGGTGCCGCGTCACCAGAACGAAACCTACCGGCAGTCGCTGGAAACGGCGGCGACCTGGATACGCGCCTACTTTGACGAAAGCGATCCGACCACCAAAGCGTTTCTGGACCAGTTGGACGCACTGAGTCAGCAGTCGGTAGCAATGGATGTGCCGAATGAACTGCAAAGCCAGCCGCTGCTGGACAAACTGATGCAAACCCGAGTCCGTAACCTGCTGGCGCAGCCATCCGCCAAACCACAGGAGGGCTGAACATGCTGAAGGTATTTCTGCTGTTTGTGGTGCTGATCGCCGGCATTGTGGTGGGGCCGATGCTGGCCGGCCATCAGGGTTACGTGCTGATTCAGACCGACAATTACAACATTGAAACCAGCGTCACCGGGCTGGTGATCATGCTGGTGTTGTTTCTGCTGGCGTTTCTGGCGGTGGAATGGCTGCTGCGGCGAGTATTCCGCACCGGCGCCCGTACCCGCGGCTGGTTCATCGGCCGTAAACGCACCCGGGCGCGTCAGCAGACCAAAGCCGCGCTGTTGAAACTGACCGAAGGCGATTATCTGCAGGTGGAAAAACTGCTGACCCGCAATGCCGACCACGCGGAACAGCCGGTGGTGAACTACCTGCTGGCGGCGGAAGCAGCCCAGCAGCGCGGCGACGAGTTCCGTACCCGGCAATATCTGGAGCGGGCGGCTGAAATCGCCGACAGCGACCAGTTGCCGGTGGATATCACCCGCGTGCGCATTCAACTGGCCCGTAACGAAGACCACGCCGCCCGCCACGGCGTAGACCGTTTGCTGGAAGTGGCACCGCGCCACCCGGAAGTCCTGCGCCTGGCGGAACAGGCATTCCTGCGTACCCACGCCTACAATGCGTTGCTGGATATCCTGCCCGCCATGCGTAAAACCCGCCTGCATGACGAATCCCATCTGGATGAATTGCAACAGCGCGCCACCATCGGCCTGATGGATCAGGCCATGGCGGAAGGCGGCAGCGAAGGGTTGAAACAGTGGTGGAAAAATCAGCCGCGTAAAGTGCGTCAGGCGCTGCCGATGCAGGTGGCAATGGCCGAGCGGCTGATTGTGTGCGATGACCACGTCACCGCACAGGACATCATTGTCGACGGGCTGAAGCAGCAGTTTGACTACCGGCTGGTACAGCTGATCCCCAGGCTCAATGCCGGTCAGCCGGAACCGCTGGAAAAACTGTTGCGTCAGCGTCTGAAACAGCACAGCGATGATGCGCTGTTGCACAGTACGCTGGGGCAGTTGCTGGCGAAGCATGGTGAATGGCAACAGGCCAGTGATGCCTTCTCCGCCGCACTGGCGCTGCGACCGGACGCCTATGACTACGCCTGGTGCGCCGACGCGTTTGATCGGCTGAAGCGCCCTGAAGACGCGGCCCGCATGCGGCGTGACGGTTTGTTATTGACGCTACAATCGCCCCACGACGCCTGACCGGCCCGAACCGGCGCGCTCCAGCGCCGGTCTTCTCTCCCTGATAACACGATCTGATAACGCTATGATTTAGCAGAATAATGGCGAAAAAAAAACGCTTGCCGACCAGCGACAAGCGTGCAATAAAAATCAGGTCTGAAAGACAACTTTAAGGTGCCCCACTCAACGTTACGTCCAACAGCGATGAAGCAGCACTTCATCAATAATCGGACGTTAGGCACCGTAAATGGCTCTGCGTCATTCCCAGGTTTATGAAGCCGAAGCAAGCATAGAAGGTGGAATGAGCATCTACACTTCTAATAAAGCATGAATGATGCCAACTTCATAGAAAACCAGAAAACAAAATACTACTCATTGATAAATAAGTAATTAAATACAAATCACTGTTTAATTCCCGCATAACTAACCTGCTGAAAAATCAGACATTCTTCACCAATACTGTCGCTAATCAGAGACGCTACCAACACCGTCGTTTATATTCTTTAGAATTCAACCAGTTATATGTCTCTCTTTGACGACACGAATACACCCGAACTGTCGCCGAAAAGCCACAAGTCGCCTTTCGCTGACGACTCAAACCAAACGGCCACGGATAACCGTGGCCGTTGTCATGGATAGGATGCTGACGGGTAATCAGGCGGTCTGCGACAACTGTTCCAGGCTCTGCTTCGCCAGCTGATACAGATAGTGCGCGGTGGGGAACAGCGCACTATCATCCACCCGGAATTTGGGGTGATGCAGCGCGTAAGGGCCGCCGGAGCCTACCATCATAAAGGTGCCCGGCAGCTTCTGCTGGTAGAACGCAAAATCTTCGCCGATGGGGCTGGCTTCGACGCGACGCGCCTCAAACCCTTCGTCATCAGCGACCTGCAGCGCAAAATCCACCCAGCGCGGCGTGTTCACCACCGATGGCGGCCCGGCGTGCCAGATAAACTCGATTTCCGCGCCAAAGGTGCTGGCGATACCGGCCACAATCTGGCGGAAACGCTGTTCAATCAGGTCGCGTACCGCCTGACTGAAGGTACGCACCGTTCCTTCTACGTAGGCGGTATCCGGAATGACGTTCCAGGTGCTGCCGCTATGTACCTGAGTGATCGACACCACCGCATTATTATCGGACGGCACGGTGCGGCTAATAATGGTCTGCACCGCGGAAATCAGCTGCCCCAGAATAATGATCGGATCATTACCTTCGTGCGGTTTGGCGGCGTGACAGCCTTTAGCGGCAATCTTGATTTCAAAACGGTCCACCCCGGCGGTCAGCGCGCCGTCTTTACCGCCAATTACGCCGACCGGCAGCGTTGGGTCGTTATGAATGCCAAAAATAGCGGTCGCGCCGTCCAGCGCGCCGACTGCGATCACTTCCGGCGCACCCAGCCCGGTTTCTTCGGCCGCCTGAAACAGAATACGCACGGTACCTTTCAGCTGCGGCTCGATACGTTTGAGCAGAATCGCCGCACCCAGCGCCGCCGAAGAATGGAAATCATGCCCGCAGGCGTGCATCACACCGGTATTTTTCGAACTGAATTCGACGCCGGACTCTTCTTCAATCGGCAGGGCGTCGATGTCGGATCGCACCACCACCAGCGGGCCGTCCTGTAGACCGCCTACTTCCGCCACCAGGCCGGTTTTCAACGGCAGGTCAAGGATGCGAATCCCCTCTTTTTCCAGCACGGCGCGAATTTTCCGCGTGGTTTCAAACTCCTGATTAGACAGCTCCGGATGCTGATGCAGATCGTGCCGGAACGCCTGAATAAACTGTGCCAACGGCTCATGCTGGGCATGCACTTTCATGTAAGGTCACTCCTCTTTTTTTCAGCCCTGTCTGACAGGGCGGCCCGACGAGTCGAGCCTGCAGGTGAATACGTTATCGATCAGATATCGAACTCTGATGGTTCCTGAATGTTAGTCAGCTGTCGCAGGAAGCGGCGGGTCTGCGGGTTGTCGGAGAAACTGATCACTTTCTCCGCCGGCCCTTGTTCCACGATGTGCCCGTCGGCCATGAAGATCACCCGGTCCGCCACTTCTTTGGCGAACTGCATCTCATGGGTCACGATCACCATGGTGGTGTTCTGCCCCGCCAGTTTCTGGATAACCTGCAGCACTTCATGCACGCGTTCCGGATCAAGCGCCGAGGTCGGCTCATCAAACAGGATCGCCTTCGGATCCACCGCCAGCGCACGAGCGATGCTGACACGCTGCTGTTGGCCGCCGGACAGCGTCACCGGGTACTGATGCGCCTGCGGCAACAGCCCCACCAGCTCCAGCAGCGACAGCCCAATCTCGTCCGCCTGCTTTTTCGGCATCTTCTTCACCACAATCAGGGCTTCGGTGATGTTTTCCAGCGCGGTCTTGTTCTTGAACAGGTTGTAATTCTGGAACACCATCGCCGTCTGACGTCTGAGCGCATACTCTTCCTTGCCGGTATAACGGCTGGTATCCAGCGACTGATCGCCGATGGTAATGGTGCCGGACTCTGGCCTTTCCAGCAGATTCAGGCAACGCAACAGGGTGGACTTGCCTGAGCCGGACGGCCCGATGATCGCCACCACCTCGCCCTGGGCGATATCCAGACTGATATTGTTCAGCACCACCTGGTCGCCAAAACGTTTAGTCAGATTTTTTACGCTAATCATGTCGGCTCCTTAACGCTGCCGTGAATGGCTCAGTTTCTTCTCCAGTTGCGACTGCAACCAGGAGTAAACCATGATGAGCAGCCAGTAAATCAGCCCCACCACCAGGAAGGTTTCGAAGAAGCGCAGCGATTCGGCGGCGATCATCTTGCCTTCGGCAAACAGTTCCGAGACACCGAGCGCAAAGGCCACCGAGGTGTCTTTGATCAGCGAAATAAAGGTGTTGCCGGTAGCAGGCAGCGCATTGAGCATCGCCTGCGGCAACACGATGCGGCGGTAAATCTGTGCCTTGTTCATCCCTACCGACAGGCCGGCTTCCGTTTGCCCGAAATCCACGGACGCCAGCGCCGCCCGGAAGATCTCCGCCATATACGCCGAGTTTTTCAGGCTAAAGCCGATAATCGCCGCCGTCATGGCGGATAGGCCGTTAAGCGACGGAAACAGCTGCGGCAACCCGAAATAGATGATGAACAACTGAACCAGCGATGGAATACCGCGAAACAGCGAGATATAGAGTTCCACCAGTTTCGTCACCACAACGAACCGGCTCTCGCGAACCAGCGCCAGCACCAGTCCCAGCACGATGGCAAACAGCATCGACACCACCGCCAGCAACAGCGTGGTGGGCAAGTACATCAACACCTGGGGAAAAACTTTCAGCAGGTAGGAAAGATCGATATTCATGGGCCATACCATTAACACTGACGCCAGCCGCAAATCAGGCTGGCGTCACAGGAGTTGAGCGAGCAGGCAGGGTTATTTACCCGCCGTAATGTCCTCGCCGAAATATTTGACGGACAGGGCTTTCAGTCGGCCATCACTGCGCATTTTGTTCAGTTCGTCATCAAACTTCTTACGCAGTTCGTCGCCTTTCTGATCTTTATGGAACGGGAACCCAACCTGCTCCACCACCAGCGGCTCACCCACCAGCTTGAACGGCAGGTTGCGCTTGTTGATTTCCGCCAGCAGGATCGGGCGGGAGTTGATGTAGCCTTCAACGCGTTTGGCCAGCGCATCGCTCATGGCGCCATCGCGGGTTTCATAGGTACGAATGTTGACGCTGCCGTCGGCAAAGGCTTTTTTCAGGTTGTTGACGTGGTTGGAACCCAACACGCCCGCCACGGTTTTGCCTTTCAGGTCATCCAGCGTATTGATGTTGGCGTTGTCTTTATGCGTGACGATCTGGCTGCCGTAGTAGCTGTATGGCTGGGAGAAGCTGTACTTCTCCTGGCGCGCCGGGGTAATCGCCACCACGTTGGCGATGGTGTCCAGCTTGCTGGCTTCCAGTTGCCCCATCAGGCCGCTGAAATCCGCCGTCACCCATTCAACCTTATAATTCAGATCCTTGGCGATGGTTTCCGCTACTTCCACATCAAACCCGACCAGCTTGTTGTCCTGTTTGAACGAACTCGGGTAGCTCTGCCCGGTGGCGCCGATGCGCAGCACCTTCTCACCGCTGTTCTGAGAATCGCAACCTGCCGCCAGAATGACCGCAGACAAAGCTAATACAGGGAGGATAATTTTTTTCATAGTCATCGAATAACGCCTCTTAGGGGTGTTTCTTTTCCCAGTGATGATAAAGGTCCTGATCCAGGACTTTTCGCATGTAAATCGTGAGGTGTCCTTTCCCTAAATCCGCCTGGCCGACTTCCTGAAAGCCATATTTTCGGTACATATCCAGCAACCAGGGATGCTGTTTGGCGGTGCCCAGCGTCACGGCGGGCGCTTTTAACTGCTCTTGCAGCACCGCCTGCTCCAGCCAGTCCAGCATCTGTTTGCCCAGTCCCTGTTGTTTGAAGTCCGGATGAGTGGCGAACCAACCGATGTGCGGCAACCCGTACGGACCGGGATTCGGCCCCCACGGATAACGAATGGTGACCGACGCGGCCAGACGCCCGTCTTTCTCCATCACATACACGCCGTTGCTGCGCAGATGACGGCGCACCATGTCGATATCGGCGTAGGCGGCGTCAAACTTGATGCCCAGCTCACGCACCGGCGCATAAGCGGCCAGCGCCAGCGCCAGAAACGCTTCATCGTCCGCAGACGTAGCCTGACGAAATACGGTACTCATGGCGTCTCCCGTCACTCGGCCAGCAGGCCGGTGCCATCCGCGTACCGGATAACCTCATCGACTTTCTGCGGCGCGCTGCCGACATAGTTCGCCGGATCCAGCCAGGCATCCAGCGCATCCGCCGTCAGGTGCTGCGACAGAACCGGATGCTCCAGCAGCAGCGCTTTGAACTCGCGGTTCTGCTCAAATGCCGCCATTGAGCACTCGTACACCAGGTGATGGGCCGTCTGCTTGCCGAGCAGCTTGCCGATTTCAAACATCACCTTTTCCGACAGCAACAGGCCGTTTTGCAAATCAAGATTGGCGCGCATCTGCTTTTCGTTCACCGACATACCGCGCAGGATGCCAAGCGCGTTCTGCAACTGCGCCGACAGATAGATGTTGATTTCCGGCAACGCGATCCACTCCGCACGCCAGCTCATGGCGTCACGCTCGTGTTCGACTTTCATCGATTCATGGATCAGAGCGGCGCTCTTGAACAGCGGCGCCGTCAGGCTGGCCAGCCCTTCCAGCGCGGCCGGATTGCGCTTGTGCGGCATGGTGGTGGAACCGATCTTCCCTTCGGAGAACGGTTCTTCGATTTCGTTGATTTCGGTACGCATCAGGTTGTACAGCTCGTTGCCGATCTTACCGAGCGTACCGCTGATCAGCACCGCCACCGACGCGTATTCCGAGAAACGGTCACGGGCGGACTGCCAGCCGATATTCGGGGTATTCAGACCCAGACGGGTCAGGGTGTGGCGTTCGATTTCCGGCCCCAGCTCGCCAAAAGAGGCGTAGGTACCGATGGCGCCGTTGATGTTGCCTACCAACACCCGATCGCGGATTTCATTCAGGCGTTGCAGGTGGCGCACAAACTCGTCCAGCCATACCGCCAGCTTGAAACCAAAGGTGGTCGGCAACGCCTGCATGCCGTGGGTACGACCGGTCATCAGCGTATGCTGGTGTTTCTTCGCCAGTCGTTTCAGTTCGATAGCCACCAGACGGGTGTCGCGCACCACAATGTCGAATGCCTGACGCAGCTGCAATACCGTAGCGGTATCCACCACATCCTGCGTGGTTACGCCGTAATGGATGTATTCGCCGGCTTCGCCGCACTGTTTCTGGATGGCGGCGATGGTCGGCATCAGGGAATGCTTCATGCGCACCGCATCCTGGGCGATCTCTTCAATATTCAGTGCGCTGGCGTTGGCGTGGGAAGCAATGGTGCTGGCCGCGTCCTGCGGGATGACACCCAGATCGCCTTCTGCCAGCGCCAACGCGATTTCCACGTCAACCTGGCGGGTCAGGCGATTCTGCTCTGACCATACGGCGCGCATTTCTGGTGTGCCAAAGTTATTTCCAATAAGAAGAAAATCAATCAGATGTGATGCCATAACTCACTCGTTTACATTGTAATAATGGGGGAAAGAGAGGCGGGTCAAGACGACGCTGTTGTTTGTTGGCGACTATATCACTGGCGATATTCCCGCCTATATACCCGATCGATCTAAGATATTCTTTATTGTTTTATGATTTCGCTCACAATTACTTCATCCGAAACGATGCAATCCTTCTAATTTCTGTCGGGTTACTATTTAGGCTGTCTTGTACCCAATGCAGATGTACAAACTGCGTCACTCGCATACGGCACGGTATAGGGCCGTGGTTCCGGCGGATGGCTACGGTAAAAAAGACCGCCTCAGCGGTCTGTTCTTTGTTTATACGCGGCAACCATCGCCGTATTCGCATAATTACGCAAAATAGAACCATGCCGTCGTAATCAATCCGTCTTTGACTTCAAACACCGCAATACTTTCGATCGGTTCGGGTTCAATGCCGTAAATCTTTTCATGATCAAAAACATGGTTGCCCAACACCGTGCGGGATAGCAGTTCGGCACGCAACGCCGGGTTATTGAACCGATGGTCGCGATAGAAGGTTTCCAGCGCGGCTTTGCCCAGCATGGACGGTGTTTCGGATGGCATGCGGTAAGCCCGGAAATCCTCATGGAAACAGGCGGCAAAGGCGTCCAGATCGTGGGCGTTGTAGGCGGCAAACTGTTTTTCAACCGGATCGATGACCGACATATTAAATCTCCATTTAAATGCAAATAAAACGAATAAAAATTCAATTAAGGAGATACACCAGTCGGGTGTAGAAAGCAAATCAGGCGGGAAAAGCCATAAAAAAACGGCAGTCCATTTGGACTGCCGCTTCTTAAGAATAGGATGGTCGGCGAGAGAGGATTCGAACCTCCGACCCACTGGTCCCAAACCAGTTGCGCTACCAAGCTGCGCTACTCGCCGATCCCGATTTAGAACACGTACACAACTATCATTGTTTGTGTGGTGCGAAGAGAGGGACTTGAACCCTCACGTCCGAAGGACACTAACACCTGAAGCTAGCGCGTCTACCAATTCCGCCACCTTCGCATATCACAAACTTTAAAATTTGGGGTGGCTAATGGGACTCGAACCCACGACAACTGGAATCACAATCCAGGGCTCTACCAACTGAGCTATAGCCACCATATACCACTGCTTTACTACGTATTCCGGTACTCAATTTACGGGGTAATAAGTACCTCCGCAGCTCCCGCGCCCAATTTAATGGCGCGCCCGACAGGATTCGAACCTGAGACCTCTGCCTCCGGAGGGCAGCGCTCTATCCAGCTGAGCTACGGGCGCGTAGCGCCGTTGCGGGTGGGGATAGTACGGATTTAATATAGGCCTGTCCAGTGCTTTTTCACAGAAATGATGCGTTTGCTTATGCTTTGCTCATTTGCGGTCAAAACCCGGTTCAATCCGCCGTCACCACCCGCAGCTAGCCGCGATTACTCGGTTTCCGTTTGCATTTCCGGCTGTTTTTTACCTAGCCCCAGCGCAACGTAAAACAGGCTGACCGCAGCCAGGAAAATACCGCCGACCACCAGCGACATGCGCGTGTCTTCGTTGATGTACATCCCGACCAGCACGCAGACCAGAAACGCCATCGTCAGGTAGTTCACCCACGGGAACAGGATCGACTTAAACGGATGGCTGGCGAGCGCCGCCTGATGCTGCTGACGGAAACGCAGCTGGCTTATCAGCACCACAAACCAGGGAATCATACCCGGCAGCACGCTGGCGCTGTACACGTACACGAACACTTTCTCCGGATTGGGGATAATGTAATTCAGCGCCGAGCCGGCCACCAGACACAGGATGGACACCGTCACCCCAACAGCCGGCACGCCGCCCGCCGTCACCCGTCCCAGCGCCGCTGGCAACTGGCGGTTGTTGGCCAGCGAATAGAGCATACGCCCGCAGCTGTACATGCCGCTGTTGCAACCCGACAGCGCCGCCGTCAGCACCACGAAGTTGATGATGCCCGCCGCGGCGGTAATGCCGATTTTGGCGAAAGTCAGCACGAACGGGCTACCGGACGTACCGATCTCATTCCACGGGAAAATGGTCACAATGACGAAAATGGCGCCGACATAGAAAATCAGGATACGCCACAGGATATTGTTGATTGCCCGTTTCAGCGTCACCTGCGGATTACGGGCTTCACCGGCGGTAATGCCGACCAGCTCCACCCCCTGATAGGAGGCCACGACCAGACAGAGCGCAAACAGCAGTCCTTTCCAGCCGCCGGCCAGGAAACCGCCGTGCTCGGTCAGGTTAACAAAACCGGTGGACTGACCGTGGTTGCCGATGCCGAAGAAAATGATGCCGACGCCCACCACAATCATCACCACAATGGTGGTGATCTTGATCATCGAGAACCAGAACTCGATTTCACCATACAGCCGTACCGCCGCCAGATTGGCCGCCGCCA from Dickeya fangzhongdai encodes the following:
- a CDS encoding amino acid ABC transporter substrate-binding protein, whose amino-acid sequence is MTMKKIILPVLALSAVILAAGCDSQNSGEKVLRIGATGQSYPSSFKQDNKLVGFDVEVAETIAKDLNYKVEWVTADFSGLMGQLEASKLDTIANVVAITPARQEKYSFSQPYSYYGSQIVTHKDNANINTLDDLKGKTVAGVLGSNHVNNLKKAFADGSVNIRTYETRDGAMSDALAKRVEGYINSRPILLAEINKRNLPFKLVGEPLVVEQVGFPFHKDQKGDELRKKFDDELNKMRSDGRLKALSVKYFGEDITAGK
- a CDS encoding GNAT family N-acetyltransferase, which codes for MSTVFRQATSADDEAFLALALAAYAPVRELGIKFDAAYADIDMVRRHLRSNGVYVMEKDGRLAASVTIRYPWGPNPGPYGLPHIGWFATHPDFKQQGLGKQMLDWLEQAVLQEQLKAPAVTLGTAKQHPWLLDMYRKYGFQEVGQADLGKGHLTIYMRKVLDQDLYHHWEKKHP
- the purB gene encoding adenylosuccinate lyase; this encodes MASHLIDFLLIGNNFGTPEMRAVWSEQNRLTRQVDVEIALALAEGDLGVIPQDAASTIASHANASALNIEEIAQDAVRMKHSLMPTIAAIQKQCGEAGEYIHYGVTTQDVVDTATVLQLRQAFDIVVRDTRLVAIELKRLAKKHQHTLMTGRTHGMQALPTTFGFKLAVWLDEFVRHLQRLNEIRDRVLVGNINGAIGTYASFGELGPEIERHTLTRLGLNTPNIGWQSARDRFSEYASVAVLISGTLGKIGNELYNLMRTEINEIEEPFSEGKIGSTTMPHKRNPAALEGLASLTAPLFKSAALIHESMKVEHERDAMSWRAEWIALPEINIYLSAQLQNALGILRGMSVNEKQMRANLDLQNGLLLSEKVMFEIGKLLGKQTAHHLVYECSMAAFEQNREFKALLLEHPVLSQHLTADALDAWLDPANYVGSAPQKVDEVIRYADGTGLLAE
- a CDS encoding nuclear transport factor 2 family protein, producing MSVIDPVEKQFAAYNAHDLDAFAACFHEDFRAYRMPSETPSMLGKAALETFYRDHRFNNPALRAELLSRTVLGNHVFDHEKIYGIEPEPIESIAVFEVKDGLITTAWFYFA
- the thrP gene encoding bifunctional threonine/serine APC transporter ThrP — protein: MANTEKQDKLHRGLEARHIELIALGGTIGVGLFMGAASALKWAGPSVLLAYIVAGIFVFFIMRSMGEMLFLEPVTGSFAVYAHNYLSPFFGYLTAWGYWFMWMAVGISEITAIGVYVQYWFPTLPQWIPAIGAVALVAAANLAAVRLYGEIEFWFSMIKITTIVVMIVVGVGIIFFGIGNHGQSTGFVNLTEHGGFLAGGWKGLLFALCLVVASYQGVELVGITAGEARNPQVTLKRAINNILWRILIFYVGAIFVIVTIFPWNEIGTSGSPFVLTFAKIGITAAAGIINFVVLTAALSGCNSGMYSCGRMLYSLANNRQLPAALGRVTAGGVPAVGVTVSILCLVAGSALNYIIPNPEKVFVYVYSASVLPGMIPWFVVLISQLRFRQQHQAALASHPFKSILFPWVNYLTMAFLVCVLVGMYINEDTRMSLVVGGIFLAAVSLFYVALGLGKKQPEMQTETE